One segment of Brienomyrus brachyistius isolate T26 unplaced genomic scaffold, BBRACH_0.4 scaffold38, whole genome shotgun sequence DNA contains the following:
- the lamtor5 gene encoding ragulator complex protein LAMTOR5 — protein sequence MESTLEQHLDDTMKNHAIVGVLCTDQQGHNLGCRGSMSDEHGGVVSVLARQAASLTRDPTDTPIVCLESESGNVLIKSHGTITVAVHKMTV from the exons ATGGAATCCACGTTAGAGCAACATCTTGACGACAC AATGAAAAATCATGCTATAGTCGGTGTCCTGTGCACGGATCAGCAAGGTCACAACTTAGGCT GCCGTGGGTCTATGTCGGATGAGCATGGAGGTGTGGTATCAGTACTGGCGAGGCAAGCAGCATCTCTGACAAGAGACCCCACCGACACCCCCATTGTTTGCTTGGAGTCGGAGTCTGG TAATGTGTTGATTAAAAGTCATGGAACGATCACAGTCGCCGTGCACAAGATGACTGTCTGA